The following coding sequences lie in one Streptomyces albofaciens JCM 4342 genomic window:
- the rplF gene encoding 50S ribosomal protein L6, with translation MSRIGKLPIQVPAGVDVTIDGRTVSVKGPKGSLQHTVAAPIEVAKGEDGVINVTRPNDERQNKALHGLSRTLVANMITGVTQGFTKALEISGVGYRVQAKGSNLEFSLGYSHPILVEAPEGISFKVESPTKLSVEGIDKQKVGEVAANIRKLRKPDPYKAKGVKYAGEVIRRKVGKAGK, from the coding sequence ATGTCGCGTATTGGCAAGCTGCCCATCCAGGTTCCCGCTGGTGTGGACGTCACCATCGACGGCCGCACGGTTTCGGTGAAGGGTCCCAAGGGCTCCCTGCAGCACACCGTCGCCGCGCCCATCGAGGTCGCCAAGGGTGAGGACGGCGTCATCAACGTCACCCGCCCGAACGACGAGCGTCAGAACAAGGCCCTGCACGGCCTGTCCCGCACGCTGGTGGCGAACATGATCACCGGCGTGACCCAGGGATTCACGAAGGCGCTCGAGATCAGCGGTGTCGGTTACCGCGTCCAGGCGAAGGGCTCCAACCTGGAGTTCTCGCTCGGTTACAGCCACCCGATCCTGGTCGAGGCGCCCGAGGGCATCTCGTTCAAGGTCGAGTCCCCGACCAAGCTGAGCGTCGAGGGCATCGACAAGCAGAAGGTCGGCGAGGTCGCCGCGAACATCCGCAAGCTGCGCAAGCCCGACCCGTACAAGGCCAAGGGCGTCAAGTACGCCGGCGAGGTCATCCGCCGCAAGGTCGGAAAGGCTGGTAAGTAA
- the rpmD gene encoding 50S ribosomal protein L30 yields MASLKITQTKSIIGSKQNHRDTLRSLGLKRVNDVVVKEDRPEYRGMVHTVRHLVTVEEVD; encoded by the coding sequence ATGGCTTCGCTCAAGATCACGCAGACCAAGTCCATCATCGGCAGCAAGCAGAACCACCGCGACACCCTGCGTTCGCTCGGCCTCAAGCGGGTCAACGACGTGGTTGTCAAGGAGGACCGCCCCGAGTACCGCGGCATGGTGCACACCGTCCGCCACCTCGTGACGGTCGAGGAGGTCGACTGA
- the rplP gene encoding 50S ribosomal protein L16 codes for MLIPRRVKHRKQHHPKRNGMAKGGTELAFGEYGIQAVTPAYVTNRQIESARIAMTRHIKRGGKVWINIYPDRPLTKKPAETRMGSGKGSPEWWVANVKPGRVMFELSFPNEKVAKEALTRAAHKLPMKCRIVRREAGES; via the coding sequence ATGCTGATCCCTCGCAGGGTCAAGCACCGCAAGCAGCACCACCCGAAGCGCAACGGTATGGCCAAGGGTGGCACCGAGCTTGCCTTCGGTGAGTACGGCATTCAGGCCGTGACCCCCGCCTACGTGACGAACCGGCAGATCGAGTCCGCTCGTATCGCCATGACCCGTCACATCAAGCGTGGCGGCAAGGTCTGGATCAACATTTACCCGGACCGCCCGCTGACGAAGAAGCCGGCCGAGACCCGCATGGGTTCCGGTAAGGGTTCTCCGGAGTGGTGGGTCGCGAACGTCAAGCCCGGTCGGGTGATGTTCGAGCTGTCCTTCCCGAACGAAAAGGTTGCGAAGGAGGCGCTGACCCGCGCCGCCCACAAGCTTCCGATGAAGTGCCGCATCGTGCGGCGCGAGGCAGGTGAGTCGTGA
- the rplD gene encoding 50S ribosomal protein L4, translating to MSTIDILSPAGDKAGTVELPAEIFDAKVSIPLIHQVVVAQLAAARQGTHKTKTRGEVRGGGKKPYRQKGTGRARQGSTRAPQFAGGGVVHGPVPRDYSQRTPKKMKAAALRGALTDRARNSRIHVVSGVVEGEISTKAAKALLGRISERKHVLLVAERADEAAWLSARNLPQVHILEPGQLNTYDVLVSDDVVFTKAAFESFVSGPKAVETEGSAA from the coding sequence ATGAGCACCATTGACATCCTTTCGCCGGCAGGCGACAAGGCCGGGACCGTCGAGCTCCCCGCGGAGATCTTCGACGCGAAGGTCAGCATCCCGCTGATCCACCAGGTCGTCGTCGCGCAGCTGGCCGCGGCCCGTCAGGGCACGCACAAGACCAAGACCCGTGGCGAGGTCCGCGGCGGCGGCAAGAAGCCGTACCGCCAGAAGGGCACCGGCCGCGCGCGTCAGGGTTCGACCCGCGCTCCGCAGTTCGCCGGCGGTGGCGTCGTCCACGGCCCCGTGCCGCGTGACTACAGCCAGCGGACCCCGAAGAAGATGAAGGCCGCCGCCCTGCGCGGTGCCCTCACCGACCGGGCCCGCAACAGCCGCATCCACGTCGTCTCCGGCGTGGTCGAGGGCGAGATCTCCACCAAGGCCGCCAAGGCTCTCCTCGGCAGGATCAGCGAGCGCAAGCACGTGCTGCTGGTCGCCGAGCGCGCCGACGAGGCCGCGTGGCTGTCCGCCCGCAACCTGCCCCAGGTCCACATCCTGGAGCCGGGCCAGCTGAACACGTACGACGTGCTCGTCTCCGACGACGTGGTCTTCACCAAGGCCGCCTTCGAGTCCTTCGTGTCTGGCCCCAAGGCCGTTGAGACCGAAGGGAGCGCCGCCTGA
- the rplR gene encoding 50S ribosomal protein L18, with protein sequence MAYGVKVAKGDAYKRAAAKRRHIRIRKRISGTPERPRLVVTRSNRGITAQVIDDIKGHTLASASTLDASIRGGEGNKTDLAKQVGSLVAERAKAAGVEAVVFDRGGKQYAGRIAALADAAREAGLKF encoded by the coding sequence ATGGCATACGGTGTGAAGGTCGCGAAGGGTGACGCCTACAAGCGCGCCGCCGCCAAGCGTCGCCACATCCGCATCCGCAAGCGGATTTCGGGTACGCCGGAGCGTCCGCGTCTGGTCGTGACGCGGTCCAACCGCGGCATCACCGCCCAGGTCATCGACGACATCAAGGGTCACACCCTGGCGTCGGCGTCGACCCTGGACGCGTCGATCCGCGGTGGCGAGGGCAACAAGACGGACCTGGCCAAGCAGGTGGGTTCCCTGGTCGCCGAGCGCGCCAAGGCCGCCGGCGTCGAGGCCGTCGTGTTCGACCGTGGTGGTAAGCAGTACGCCGGGCGGATTGCCGCTCTGGCCGATGCAGCCCGCGAAGCCGGACTGAAGTTCTAA
- the rpsS gene encoding 30S ribosomal protein S19: MPRSLKKGPFVDDHLAKKVDAQNEAGTKNVIKTWSRRSMIVPAMLGHTIAVHDGRKHVPVFVTESMVGHKLGEFAPTRTFRGHEKDDRKSRRR, from the coding sequence ATGCCGCGTAGTCTCAAGAAGGGGCCCTTCGTCGACGACCACCTCGCCAAGAAGGTGGATGCTCAGAACGAAGCCGGCACCAAGAACGTCATCAAGACCTGGTCCCGCCGCTCGATGATCGTCCCGGCCATGCTGGGCCACACGATCGCGGTGCACGACGGCCGCAAGCACGTCCCGGTGTTCGTCACCGAGTCGATGGTCGGCCACAAGCTCGGCGAGTTTGCGCCGACCCGCACCTTCCGCGGCCACGAGAAGGACGACCGCAAGTCGCGTCGTCGCTGA
- the rplB gene encoding 50S ribosomal protein L2, whose product MGIRKYKPTTPGRRGSSVADFVEITRSTPEKSLVRPLHSKGGRNNAGRVTVRHQGGGHKRAYRVIDFRRHDKDGVPAKVAHIEYDPNRTARIALLHYADGEKRYIIAPRGLVQGARIENGPGADIKPGNNLPLRHIPVGTTIHAIELRPGGGAKFARSAGASVQLLAKEGSMAHLRMPSGEIRLVDVRCRATVGEVGNAEQSNINWGKAGRMRWKGVRPTVRGVVMNPVDHPHGGGEGKTSGGRHPVSPWGQKEGRTRSPKKASNKYIVRRRKTNKKR is encoded by the coding sequence ATGGGTATCCGCAAGTACAAGCCGACGACCCCGGGCCGTCGTGGCTCCAGCGTCGCCGACTTTGTCGAGATCACGCGGTCCACGCCGGAGAAGTCGCTGGTCCGCCCGCTGCACAGCAAGGGCGGCCGTAACAACGCCGGTCGTGTGACCGTTCGCCACCAGGGCGGTGGCCACAAGCGCGCCTACCGCGTGATCGACTTCCGTCGTCACGACAAGGACGGCGTGCCGGCCAAGGTCGCGCACATCGAGTACGACCCGAACCGCACCGCTCGCATCGCGCTGCTGCACTACGCGGACGGCGAGAAGCGCTACATCATCGCCCCCCGTGGCCTGGTGCAGGGCGCCCGCATCGAGAACGGCCCCGGGGCCGACATCAAGCCGGGCAACAACCTGCCGCTGCGCCACATCCCGGTCGGTACGACGATCCACGCCATCGAGCTGCGGCCCGGCGGCGGCGCGAAGTTCGCCCGCTCCGCGGGTGCCTCCGTGCAGCTGCTGGCGAAGGAGGGCTCCATGGCCCACCTTCGTATGCCGTCCGGTGAGATCCGCCTGGTCGACGTGCGCTGCCGCGCCACCGTCGGCGAGGTCGGCAACGCCGAGCAGTCGAACATCAACTGGGGCAAGGCCGGCCGTATGCGCTGGAAGGGCGTCCGCCCGACCGTGCGTGGTGTCGTGATGAACCCGGTCGACCACCCGCACGGTGGTGGTGAGGGCAAGACCTCCGGTGGTCGCCACCCGGTCTCGCCCTGGGGCCAGAAGGAGGGTCGTACGCGTTCGCCGAAGAAGGCTTCGAACAAGTACATCGTCCGCCGCCGCAAGACGAACAAGAAGCGCTAG
- the rpsE gene encoding 30S ribosomal protein S5, translated as MAGPQRRGSGAGGGERRDRKDRRDGGAAAEKTAYVERVVAINRVAKVVKGGRRFSFTALVVVGDGDGTVGVGYGKAKEVPAAIAKGVEEAKKHFFKVPRIAGTIPHPIQGEEAAGVVLLKPASPGTGVIAGGPVRAVLECAGIHDVLSKSLGSSNPINIVHATVAALRGLQRPEEIAARRGLPLEDVAPAALLRARAGVNA; from the coding sequence ATGGCTGGACCCCAGCGCCGCGGCAGCGGTGCCGGTGGCGGCGAGCGGCGGGACCGTAAGGACCGGCGGGACGGCGGCGCAGCTGCCGAGAAGACCGCTTACGTCGAGCGGGTTGTCGCAATCAACCGCGTCGCCAAGGTTGTGAAGGGTGGTCGTCGCTTCAGCTTCACCGCGCTGGTCGTGGTGGGCGATGGTGACGGCACCGTGGGTGTCGGTTACGGCAAGGCCAAGGAGGTGCCGGCCGCCATCGCCAAGGGTGTTGAGGAGGCCAAGAAGCACTTCTTCAAGGTCCCCCGTATCGCCGGCACCATCCCGCACCCGATCCAGGGCGAAGAGGCTGCGGGCGTCGTCCTGCTCAAGCCGGCTTCCCCCGGTACCGGTGTGATCGCCGGTGGCCCGGTGCGCGCCGTCCTGGAGTGCGCGGGCATCCACGACGTGCTGAGCAAGTCGCTCGGTTCGTCGAACCCGATCAACATCGTGCACGCCACGGTGGCCGCTCTGCGGGGCCTGCAGCGCCCCGAGGAGATCGCTGCCCGTCGTGGCCTGCCGCTGGAGGACGTTGCTCCCGCCGCTCTGCTGCGGGCGCGTGCCGGGGTGAACGCGTAA
- the rplO gene encoding 50S ribosomal protein L15, producing the protein MAENNPLKVHNLRPAPGAKTAKTRVGRGEASKGKTAGRGTKGTKARYQVPERFEGGQMPLHMRLPKLKGFKNPAHKQFQVVNLDKLAALYPQGGEVTVADLVAKGAVRKNELVKVLGQGEISVALTVTVDSVSGSAKEKITAAGGSVTELI; encoded by the coding sequence ATGGCGGAGAACAACCCGCTGAAGGTCCACAACCTCCGTCCTGCCCCGGGCGCCAAGACCGCCAAGACCCGTGTGGGTCGTGGTGAGGCGTCCAAGGGTAAGACCGCTGGTCGTGGTACCAAGGGCACGAAGGCCCGTTACCAGGTTCCGGAGCGCTTCGAGGGCGGCCAGATGCCGCTGCACATGCGCCTCCCGAAGCTGAAGGGCTTCAAGAACCCCGCCCACAAGCAGTTCCAGGTCGTGAACCTGGACAAGCTGGCCGCGCTCTACCCGCAGGGTGGCGAGGTCACGGTGGCCGACCTGGTCGCCAAGGGCGCGGTGCGCAAGAACGAGCTCGTCAAGGTCCTGGGCCAGGGCGAGATCTCCGTGGCGCTGACGGTGACGGTGGACTCCGTTTCCGGCTCCGCCAAGGAGAAGATCACCGCTGCCGGTGGCAGCGTCACCGAGCTCATCTGA
- the rpsQ gene encoding 30S ribosomal protein S17, with protein sequence MSEKNVTETNERGFRKTREGLVVSDKMDKTVVVAVEDRVKHALYGKVIRRTNKLKAHDEQNAAGVGDRVLLMETRPLSASKRWRIVEILEKAK encoded by the coding sequence ATGAGCGAGAAGAATGTGACTGAGACGAACGAGCGCGGTTTCCGCAAGACCCGCGAGGGTCTGGTCGTCAGCGACAAGATGGACAAGACCGTCGTCGTCGCCGTCGAGGACCGTGTCAAGCACGCGCTGTACGGCAAGGTCATCCGCCGTACGAACAAGCTCAAGGCGCACGACGAGCAGAACGCTGCCGGTGTCGGCGACCGCGTCCTCCTGATGGAGACGCGTCCGCTTTCGGCGAGCAAGCGCTGGCGCATCGTCGAGATCCTCGAGAAGGCCAAGTAA
- the rpsJ gene encoding 30S ribosomal protein S10, producing MAGQKIRIRLKAYDHEVIDTSAKKIVETVTRTGASVAGPVPLPTEKNVYCVIKSPHKYKDSREHFEMRTHKRLIDILDPTPKTVDSLMRLDLPAGVDIEIKL from the coding sequence ATGGCGGGACAGAAGATCCGCATCCGGCTCAAGGCCTACGACCACGAGGTCATCGACACGTCGGCGAAGAAGATCGTCGAGACGGTGACCCGTACTGGTGCGTCGGTCGCGGGCCCGGTGCCGCTCCCCACCGAAAAGAACGTGTACTGCGTCATCAAGTCGCCGCACAAGTACAAGGACTCGCGCGAGCACTTCGAGATGCGCACGCACAAGCGCCTGATCGACATCCTCGACCCGACGCCGAAGACCGTTGACTCCCTGATGCGACTCGACCTCCCGGCCGGTGTCGACATCGAGATCAAGCTCTGA
- a CDS encoding type Z 30S ribosomal protein S14, with product MAKKALIAKAARKPKFAVRAYTRCQRCGRPHSVYRKFGLCRVCLREMAHRGELPGVTKSSW from the coding sequence GTGGCGAAGAAGGCTCTGATCGCTAAGGCGGCCCGCAAGCCGAAGTTCGCTGTGCGCGCGTACACGCGTTGCCAGCGCTGCGGCCGGCCGCACTCCGTGTACCGCAAGTTCGGCCTGTGCCGCGTGTGCCTCCGTGAGATGGCTCACCGTGGCGAGCTGCCGGGCGTGACCAAGAGCTCCTGGTAA
- the rplE gene encoding 50S ribosomal protein L5: MTATTNAPRLKQRYREEIAGKLKDEFSYENVMQIPGLTKIVVNMGVGDAARDSKLIEGAIKDLTTITGQKPAVTKARKSIAQFKLREGQPIGAHVTLRGDRMWEFLDRLLSLALPRIRDFRGLSPKQFDGRGNYTFGLTEQVMFHEIDQDKIDRQRGMDITVVTTASNDDEGRALLRHLGFPFKEN; the protein is encoded by the coding sequence ATGACTGCCACCACCAACGCGCCGCGCCTCAAGCAGCGCTACCGCGAAGAGATCGCCGGGAAGCTGAAGGACGAGTTCTCCTACGAGAACGTCATGCAGATCCCCGGTCTGACCAAGATCGTGGTCAACATGGGTGTGGGCGACGCCGCCCGCGACTCCAAGCTGATCGAGGGTGCCATCAAGGACCTCACCACGATCACCGGCCAGAAGCCGGCCGTCACCAAGGCCCGTAAGTCCATCGCGCAGTTCAAGCTGCGCGAGGGCCAGCCGATCGGTGCCCACGTCACCCTCCGCGGTGACCGCATGTGGGAGTTCCTGGACCGCCTGCTGTCGCTCGCGCTCCCGCGCATCCGCGACTTCCGTGGTCTGTCCCCGAAGCAGTTCGACGGTCGGGGCAACTACACCTTCGGTCTCACGGAGCAGGTCATGTTCCACGAGATCGACCAGGACAAGATCGACCGGCAGCGGGGCATGGACATCACCGTGGTCACCACGGCGTCCAACGACGATGAGGGCCGCGCCCTGCTTCGTCACCTCGGCTTCCCGTTCAAGGAGAACTGA
- the rplX gene encoding 50S ribosomal protein L24 — protein MKIKKGDLVQIITGKDKGKQGKVIAAFPREDRVLVEGVNRVKKHTKAGQTARGSKTGGIVTTEAPIHVSNVQLVVEKDGKKVVTRVGYRFDDEGNKIRVAKRTGEDI, from the coding sequence ATGAAGATCAAGAAGGGCGACCTGGTCCAGATCATCACCGGCAAGGACAAGGGCAAGCAGGGCAAGGTCATCGCGGCCTTCCCCCGCGAGGACCGTGTCCTGGTCGAGGGTGTCAACCGGGTCAAGAAGCACACCAAGGCCGGTCAGACCGCTCGTGGCTCCAAGACCGGCGGCATCGTGACGACCGAGGCCCCGATCCACGTGAGCAACGTGCAGCTCGTCGTGGAGAAGGACGGCAAGAAGGTCGTCACCCGCGTCGGGTACCGCTTCGACGACGAAGGCAACAAGATCCGCGTTGCCAAGCGGACCGGTGAGGACATCTGA
- the rpsH gene encoding 30S ribosomal protein S8, with protein sequence MTMTDPIADMLTRLRNANSAYHDTVVMPHSKIKSHIAEILQQEGYITGWKVEDAEVGKNLILELKFGPNRERSIAGIKRISKPGLRVYAKSTNLPKVLGGLGVAIISTSHGLLTGQQAQKKGVGGEVLAYVW encoded by the coding sequence ATGACCATGACTGACCCCATCGCAGACATGCTCACGCGTCTGCGGAACGCGAACTCGGCGTACCACGACACCGTCGTGATGCCGCACAGCAAGATCAAGTCGCACATCGCGGAGATCCTCCAGCAGGAGGGTTACATCACCGGCTGGAAGGTCGAGGACGCCGAGGTCGGCAAGAACCTCATCCTCGAGCTGAAGTTCGGTCCCAACCGCGAGCGCTCGATCGCCGGCATCAAGCGCATCTCGAAGCCGGGCCTGCGGGTCTACGCAAAGTCCACCAACCTGCCGAAGGTGCTCGGCGGCCTGGGCGTGGCGATCATCTCCACGTCGCACGGTCTCCTCACCGGCCAGCAGGCGCAGAAGAAGGGCGTGGGTGGGGAAGTCCTCGCCTACGTCTGGTAA
- the rplV gene encoding 50S ribosomal protein L22, whose protein sequence is MEARAQARYIRVTPMKARRVVDLIRGMDATEAQAVLRFAPQAASVPVGKVLDSAIANAAHNYDHTDASTLVISEAYVDEGPTLKRFRPRAQGRAYRIRKRTSHITVVVSSKEGTR, encoded by the coding sequence ATGGAAGCCAGGGCCCAGGCGCGGTACATCCGCGTCACGCCCATGAAGGCCCGCCGCGTGGTGGACCTTATCCGTGGCATGGATGCCACGGAGGCTCAGGCGGTCCTGCGTTTCGCCCCGCAGGCCGCGAGCGTGCCCGTCGGCAAGGTGCTGGACAGCGCCATTGCCAACGCCGCGCACAACTACGACCACACGGACGCCTCCACGCTGGTCATCAGCGAGGCGTACGTCGACGAGGGTCCGACCCTGAAGCGGTTCCGTCCGCGTGCCCAGGGCCGTGCCTACCGGATCCGCAAGCGGACCAGCCACATCACCGTGGTCGTCAGCAGCAAGGAAGGAACCCGGTAA
- the rplC gene encoding 50S ribosomal protein L3: protein MAKQIKGILGEKLGMTQVWDENNRVVPVTVVKAGPCVVTQVRTNDTDGYDSVQIAFGEIDPRKVNKPLKGHFAKADVTPRRHLVEVRTADASEYTLGQELTAETFESGVKVDVTGKSKGKGFAGVMKRHGFHGGKASHGAHRVHRKPGSIGGCATPGRVFKGMRMAGRMGNERVTTQNLTVHAVDAEKGLLLIKGAVPGPNGGLVLVRTAAKGA from the coding sequence ATGGCTAAGCAGATCAAGGGCATCCTGGGCGAGAAGCTCGGCATGACCCAGGTCTGGGACGAGAACAACCGTGTCGTCCCGGTGACCGTGGTGAAGGCCGGCCCCTGCGTCGTGACCCAGGTGCGCACCAACGACACGGACGGCTACGACTCCGTCCAGATCGCCTTCGGCGAGATCGACCCGCGCAAGGTGAACAAGCCCCTCAAGGGCCACTTCGCGAAGGCCGACGTCACCCCCCGCCGCCACCTCGTCGAGGTCCGTACCGCTGACGCCAGCGAGTACACCCTCGGCCAGGAGCTGACCGCCGAGACCTTCGAGTCGGGCGTCAAGGTGGACGTGACCGGCAAGAGCAAGGGCAAGGGCTTCGCCGGTGTCATGAAGCGTCACGGCTTCCACGGCGGCAAGGCTTCGCACGGTGCCCACCGCGTGCACCGCAAGCCGGGCTCCATCGGTGGCTGCGCCACCCCGGGCCGCGTGTTCAAGGGCATGCGGATGGCCGGCCGTATGGGCAACGAGCGGGTCACCACCCAGAACCTGACCGTCCATGCCGTTGACGCGGAGAAGGGTCTGCTGCTCATCAAGGGCGCAGTTCCTGGTCCGAACGGCGGCCTCGTCCTGGTCCGTACCGCGGCCAAGGGGGCCTGA
- the rplN gene encoding 50S ribosomal protein L14 gives MIQQESRLRVADNTGAKEILTIRVLGGSGRRYAGIGDVIVATVKDAIPGGNVKKGDVVKAVIVRTVKERRRPDGSYIRFDENAAVILKNDGDPRGTRIFGPVGRELREKKFMKIISLAPEVL, from the coding sequence GTGATCCAGCAGGAGTCGCGGCTTCGGGTCGCCGACAACACGGGTGCGAAGGAAATTCTCACCATCCGTGTTCTCGGTGGTTCGGGCCGCCGCTACGCGGGCATCGGTGACGTCATCGTCGCCACCGTCAAGGATGCGATCCCCGGTGGCAACGTGAAGAAGGGTGACGTCGTCAAGGCGGTCATCGTTCGCACCGTCAAGGAGCGCCGCCGTCCGGACGGCTCGTACATCCGCTTCGACGAGAACGCGGCCGTCATCCTCAAGAACGATGGCGACCCCCGCGGCACCCGCATCTTCGGCCCCGTGGGCCGGGAGCTGCGCGAGAAGAAGTTCATGAAGATCATCTCGCTCGCGCCGGAGGTGCTGTAA
- the rpmC gene encoding 50S ribosomal protein L29, with protein MAAGTKATELRELNNEDLVGKLREAKEELFNLRFQAATGQLENHGRLKAVRKDIARIYTLMRERELGIETVESA; from the coding sequence ATGGCGGCCGGTACCAAGGCGACCGAGCTGCGCGAGCTGAACAACGAGGACCTCGTTGGGAAGCTTCGTGAGGCCAAGGAGGAGCTGTTCAACCTCCGCTTCCAGGCGGCGACCGGACAGCTTGAGAACCACGGCCGGCTGAAGGCCGTCCGCAAGGACATCGCCCGGATCTACACCCTGATGCGCGAGCGCGAGCTCGGCATCGAGACGGTGGAGAGCGCCTGA
- the rpsC gene encoding 30S ribosomal protein S3 → MGQKVNPHGFRLGITTDFKSRWYADKLYKDYVKEDVAIRRMMTKGMERAGISKVEIERTRERVRVDIHTARPGIVIGRRGAEADRIRGELEKLTGKQVQLNILEVKNPETDAQLVAQAVAEQLSSRVSFRRAMRKSMQSTMKAGAKGIKIQCGGRLGGAEMSRSEFYREGRVPLHTLRANVDYGFFEAKTTFGRIGVKVWIYKGDVKNIAEVRAENAAARAGNRPARGGNDRPRRGGERGGRGGRKPQQNAAAEVPKAEAAAAAPAAESTGTEG, encoded by the coding sequence ATGGGCCAGAAGGTAAACCCGCACGGGTTCCGGCTCGGCATCACCACCGACTTCAAGTCGCGTTGGTACGCCGACAAGCTGTACAAGGACTACGTCAAGGAAGACGTCGCCATTCGTCGCATGATGACGAAGGGCATGGAGCGCGCCGGCATCTCGAAGGTGGAGATCGAGCGCACCCGTGAGCGCGTCCGCGTTGACATCCACACCGCTCGTCCGGGCATCGTCATCGGCCGCCGTGGCGCCGAGGCCGACCGCATCCGCGGCGAACTGGAGAAGCTGACCGGCAAGCAGGTCCAGCTGAACATCCTTGAGGTCAAGAACCCCGAGACCGATGCTCAGCTCGTGGCCCAGGCCGTCGCCGAGCAGCTGTCCTCCCGCGTCTCCTTCCGTCGCGCCATGCGCAAGAGCATGCAGTCGACGATGAAGGCCGGCGCCAAGGGCATCAAGATCCAGTGTGGTGGCCGTCTCGGCGGCGCCGAGATGTCGCGCTCGGAGTTCTACCGCGAGGGCCGCGTGCCCCTGCACACGCTCCGCGCCAACGTCGACTACGGCTTCTTCGAGGCCAAGACCACCTTCGGCCGCATCGGTGTGAAGGTCTGGATCTACAAGGGCGACGTCAAGAACATCGCCGAGGTCCGCGCCGAGAACGCCGCCGCCCGTGCGGGCAACCGCCCGGCCCGCGGTGGCAACGACCGTCCGCGCCGCGGTGGCGAGCGTGGCGGCCGTGGCGGCCGCAAGCCGCAGCAGAACGCCGCTGCCGAGGTCCCCAAGGCCGAGGCCGCTGCCGCTGCTCCGGCTGCTGAGAGCACCGGAACGGAGGGCTGA
- the rplW gene encoding 50S ribosomal protein L23 — MAEATVTSKSFTDPRDILVKPVVSEKSYALLDENKYTFVVDPRANKTQIKQAVEAVFSVKVTGVNTINRQGKRKRTRTGFGKRANTKRAIVTLAEGDRIDIFGGPVS, encoded by the coding sequence ATGGCTGAGGCGACCGTTACCAGCAAGTCCTTCACGGACCCGCGCGACATTCTCGTCAAGCCGGTCGTGTCCGAGAAGAGCTACGCGCTGCTGGACGAGAACAAGTACACGTTCGTCGTCGACCCGCGTGCGAACAAGACCCAGATCAAGCAGGCCGTCGAGGCGGTCTTCTCGGTCAAGGTCACCGGGGTCAACACGATCAACCGGCAGGGCAAGCGCAAGCGCACCCGCACCGGTTTCGGCAAGCGCGCCAACACCAAGCGCGCCATCGTGACCCTCGCCGAGGGCGACCGTATCGACATCTTCGGCGGCCCGGTCTCCTAA